The following are from one region of the Georgenia sp. M64 genome:
- the pflB gene encoding formate C-acetyltransferase, whose amino-acid sequence MATTIQEPVDEARAADPWATFVAGPWQDGVDVRDFIQRNYTPYEGDASFLAGPTARTTHIWEVLSGMFPAEREKGVYDIDPVTPAGITAHAPGYIDKDAELIVGLQTDAPLKRAIMPYGGWRMVETSLKTYGYEVDPVVKDIFTKYRKTHNAGVFDVYPPDVRRARSSHLVTGLPDAYGRGRIIGDYRRVALYGVDHLIAQKKRDRAEMDAVRSTEDVIRDREENSEQIRALVELKEMAASYGFDISRPAATGREAVQWLYFAYLGAVKEQNGAAMSLGRTSTFLDVYLQRDLAAGRLTESQAQEIIDDFVIKLRIVRFLRTPEYDELFSGDPTWVTESIGGMGDDGRTLVSKTSFRMLQTLYNLGPAPEPNLTVLWSEHLPEGFKKFCAQVSIDTSAIQYESDAQICGAWGDDSAIACCVSPMAVGKQMQFFGARVNLAKALLYAINGGRDENSGQQIAPVSEPVTGDVLDYGEVLGKYDTLLDWLAATYVDALNCIHYMHDKYAYERLEMALHDKDVLRTMACGIAGLSVAADSLSAIRYATVHPVRNEAGLVVDYVTEGDFPMFGNDDDRVDSIAVTLVERFMTKIRALATYRDAVHTQSVLTITSNVVYGKHTGNTPDGRRSGEPFAPGANPMNGRDTHGMLASALSVAKLPYNEAQDGISLTNTVVPSGLGRTADEQATNLVGLLDAYMGSQGYHMNVNVLNRDTLYEAMENPEKYPQLTIRVSGYAVNFVRLTREQQLDVISRTFHGGL is encoded by the coding sequence ATGGCCACGACCATCCAGGAGCCCGTCGACGAGGCCCGCGCGGCCGACCCGTGGGCGACGTTCGTCGCCGGTCCGTGGCAGGACGGCGTGGACGTGCGCGACTTCATCCAGCGCAACTACACCCCGTACGAGGGGGACGCGTCCTTCCTCGCCGGCCCCACCGCACGCACCACCCACATCTGGGAGGTCCTGTCGGGGATGTTCCCCGCCGAGCGGGAGAAGGGCGTCTACGACATCGACCCCGTCACCCCTGCCGGGATCACCGCGCACGCGCCGGGCTACATCGACAAGGACGCCGAGCTCATCGTGGGCCTGCAGACCGACGCGCCGCTCAAGCGGGCGATCATGCCCTACGGCGGCTGGCGGATGGTCGAGACCTCCCTCAAGACCTACGGGTACGAGGTCGACCCGGTCGTGAAGGACATCTTCACCAAGTACCGCAAGACCCACAACGCCGGCGTCTTCGACGTCTACCCGCCCGACGTCCGCCGCGCACGCAGCTCCCACCTCGTCACCGGCCTGCCCGACGCCTACGGCCGCGGCCGCATCATCGGCGACTACCGCCGGGTGGCCCTGTACGGCGTCGACCACCTCATCGCCCAGAAGAAGCGCGACCGGGCCGAGATGGACGCGGTGCGCAGCACCGAGGACGTCATCCGCGACCGTGAGGAGAACAGCGAGCAGATCCGCGCGCTGGTCGAGCTCAAGGAGATGGCGGCCTCCTACGGCTTCGACATCTCCCGGCCCGCCGCGACCGGCCGCGAGGCCGTGCAGTGGCTGTACTTCGCCTACCTCGGCGCGGTCAAGGAGCAGAACGGCGCGGCGATGTCGCTGGGCCGCACCTCGACCTTCCTCGACGTCTACCTCCAGCGTGACCTCGCCGCCGGCCGCCTCACCGAGAGCCAGGCGCAGGAGATCATCGACGACTTCGTCATCAAGCTGCGCATCGTGCGGTTCCTGCGGACCCCCGAGTACGACGAGCTGTTCTCCGGCGACCCGACCTGGGTGACGGAGTCCATCGGCGGCATGGGCGACGACGGCCGGACCCTGGTGTCGAAGACCTCCTTCCGGATGCTGCAGACCCTGTACAACCTCGGTCCCGCGCCCGAGCCGAACCTCACCGTGCTGTGGAGCGAGCACCTGCCCGAGGGCTTCAAGAAGTTCTGCGCGCAGGTCTCCATCGACACCTCCGCCATCCAGTACGAGTCCGACGCCCAGATCTGCGGCGCGTGGGGCGACGACTCGGCGATCGCGTGCTGCGTCTCGCCCATGGCCGTGGGCAAGCAGATGCAGTTCTTCGGCGCCCGGGTCAACCTCGCCAAGGCCCTGCTCTACGCCATCAACGGCGGGCGGGACGAGAACTCCGGCCAGCAGATCGCCCCCGTGAGCGAGCCCGTGACCGGTGACGTCCTCGACTACGGCGAGGTCCTGGGCAAGTACGACACCCTGCTGGACTGGCTGGCCGCGACCTACGTCGACGCGCTCAACTGCATCCACTACATGCACGACAAGTACGCCTACGAGCGCCTGGAGATGGCCCTGCACGACAAGGACGTGCTGCGCACCATGGCCTGCGGCATCGCGGGCCTGTCCGTGGCCGCGGACTCCCTCTCCGCCATCCGCTACGCCACCGTGCACCCCGTGCGCAACGAGGCCGGCCTCGTCGTCGACTACGTCACCGAGGGCGACTTCCCGATGTTCGGCAACGACGACGACCGCGTGGACTCCATCGCCGTCACGCTCGTCGAGCGGTTCATGACGAAGATCCGGGCGCTGGCCACCTACCGCGACGCCGTGCACACCCAGTCCGTGCTGACGATCACCTCCAACGTCGTCTACGGCAAGCACACCGGCAACACCCCGGACGGGCGCCGCTCGGGCGAGCCGTTCGCGCCGGGCGCCAACCCCATGAACGGGCGCGACACCCACGGCATGCTCGCCTCGGCGCTGTCGGTGGCGAAGCTGCCCTACAACGAGGCGCAGGACGGGATCTCCCTGACCAACACGGTCGTCCCGTCGGGCCTGGGCCGGACAGCGGACGAGCAGGCCACCAACCTCGTGGGCCTCCTCGACGCCTACATGGGCTCGCAGGGCTACCACATGAACGTCAACGTGCTGAACCGGGACACCCTCTACGAGGCGATGGAGAACCCGGAGAAGTACCCGCAGCTGACGATCCGCGTGTCCGGCTACGCGGTGAACTTCGTCCGGCTCACCCGGGAGCAGCAGCTCGACGTCATCTCCCGCACCTTCCACGGCGGCCTGTGA